GGACGAAATCGGCCTGATGGTCCATTACATTTCCGACGATGGCTTCCTGTACGTTTCCGCGGTGGGCGGCGTGGATGCCGGCCTGCTCCCCGGCCTGCGCGTTGACGTCCACACGAAGGACGGCGATTTGCGTGGCGTGGTGGGCCGCATGCCCATTCACCTCATTCCCGCCGACGAGCGCAAGAAGGTTGCCTCGATTGACAAGCTCTGCATCGACCTTGGCATGCCTGCCGAAGAGGTGAAGAAGCGCGTGCGCATTGGCGATACCATCACGTATGGCGTTGGGTGCGAGCACTTCGGACAAGGTATGGCCGTCTCCCGTGCCTTCGACGATCAGGCGGGCGTGTTCATTGCCACGCGCGTCATGGAAGAGCTTGCCAAGGCAGGGGATAGCAAGGCCGATTACGTGTGTGCTGCAACCGTGCAGGAGGAAATTGGCTGCCGAGGTGGTCTCACGAGCGCATTTAGCGTCCATCCCGACGTAGCCATTGGCTTCGATGTTACGCATGCCACCGATTATCCCGGTATCGACAAGAACAAGTTTGGCGGCGTTGAGTGCGGTGGCGGCCCCGTGATCGCACGTGGTCCCAACATCAACCCCGTCGTTTTCGAGCGCCTGGTCATGGCTGCCGAAGAAGAGGGAATTGCCTATCAGCTCGAAGCTGAACCGGGCGTCACGGGCACCGATGCCGGCCCCATGCAGGTCCAGCAGGGTGGTATTGCCACGGGTCTGGTTTCTCTGCCGCTGCGCTATATGCATACGCCCAACGAGGTCATTTCGCTTGCCGATGTGGAGGGCTGCATCAAGCTCCTCACGCGCTTCATCCGCGACCTCGATTCCGATATTTCGTTCGTTCCGGGTATGTAACATGGCCAAGCGCGAGGAAAAGCTCATTGCCAAGAATCGACGTGCGCTTCATGAATACGAAGTGCTGCGCACGTACGAATGCGGCATCGTCCTCACGGGCACCGAAGTCTGTTCGCTGCGCGAAAACAACTGCCAGCTGAACGATTGCTTCGCGTTGGTGCGCAAGGGCGAGGTGTGGCTCATGAACCTGCACATTGCCCCGTACAGCCACGGGAACATTGCCAATCCCGACCCCGATCGGAATCGTAAGCTCCTGCTGCATAAGACGGAAATCCGTTCGCTGCTCGAGCAAACGCGCGAACGTGGCATGGCCCTCGTTCCCCTGAAGATGTATTTCTCCACGAGCAATATGGTCAAGCTCGAACTGGCCGTTTGCCGTGGCAAGAAGCTCTACGACAAGCGTCAGGACATGCGCGCCCGCGATGCGAAG
This genomic stretch from Denitrobacterium detoxificans harbors:
- a CDS encoding M20/M25/M40 family metallo-hydrolase encodes the protein MNDEQFKYLKSLVETPSVTGTEYNVARLVREYVADIADEVETNVMGSVHAVLHAAQPEDNDAKVPSVLIAAHMDEIGLMVHYISDDGFLYVSAVGGVDAGLLPGLRVDVHTKDGDLRGVVGRMPIHLIPADERKKVASIDKLCIDLGMPAEEVKKRVRIGDTITYGVGCEHFGQGMAVSRAFDDQAGVFIATRVMEELAKAGDSKADYVCAATVQEEIGCRGGLTSAFSVHPDVAIGFDVTHATDYPGIDKNKFGGVECGGGPVIARGPNINPVVFERLVMAAEEEGIAYQLEAEPGVTGTDAGPMQVQQGGIATGLVSLPLRYMHTPNEVISLADVEGCIKLLTRFIRDLDSDISFVPGM
- the smpB gene encoding SsrA-binding protein SmpB, translating into MAKREEKLIAKNRRALHEYEVLRTYECGIVLTGTEVCSLRENNCQLNDCFALVRKGEVWLMNLHIAPYSHGNIANPDPDRNRKLLLHKTEIRSLLEQTRERGMALVPLKMYFSTSNMVKLELAVCRGKKLYDKRQDMRARDAKRDVERALKDRSRY